The Aggregicoccus sp. 17bor-14 genome includes a region encoding these proteins:
- a CDS encoding DUF2267 domain-containing protein, whose translation MHHAPDPAFAAQRKLQRHLSHTRSTYARFLKHVCAVGELPQALAEAASISVLCALERRILPGQARHLEAQLPRRLVAFLPSGRELSSGERRRYGREAFLQSVAQDLRLPQDEVEPIVRAVIMALRDRISEGEADDVANNLPEDLRALWRLSQ comes from the coding sequence ATGCACCACGCTCCGGATCCGGCGTTCGCCGCGCAGCGAAAGCTGCAGCGCCACCTCTCGCACACCCGCTCCACGTACGCGCGCTTCCTCAAGCACGTGTGCGCCGTGGGCGAGCTTCCGCAAGCGCTCGCGGAGGCCGCCTCCATCTCCGTGCTCTGCGCGCTCGAGCGCCGCATCCTGCCCGGGCAGGCGCGCCACCTGGAGGCGCAGCTGCCGCGCCGGCTCGTCGCCTTCCTGCCCTCCGGGCGCGAGCTGTCCTCCGGCGAGCGCCGGCGCTACGGCCGCGAGGCCTTCCTGCAGAGCGTGGCGCAGGACCTGCGCCTGCCCCAGGACGAGGTGGAGCCCATCGTGCGCGCGGTGATCATGGCGCTGCGCGACCGCATCAGCGAGGGCGAGGCCGACGACGTGGCGAACAACCTCCCGGAGGACCTGCGCGCGCTCTGGCGACTCAGCCAGTAG
- a CDS encoding molybdopterin oxidoreductase family protein, with the protein MAPSRAARTHFRTCNLCEAMCGVRIDVEEVDGAERVKSIRGDDADPFSRGHICPKAVALKDLHEDPDRQHRPLRRTATGWEELGWEAALDEAASRLHAVQQQHGRDAVATYLGNPTVHNHGAMLFGPLLLRTLRTRNGFSATSVDQLPHMLAAHLMLGHQLLIPIPDIDRTHYFLALGANPLASNGSLMTAPDVKGRLRGVQARGGKVVVVDPRRTETAHAADEHLFIRPGTDALFLFALLREVLASGPRLHHLEGAVVGLDALRAAASEFTPERVAPYTGIPPEQVRRIASELLAAPSAVVYGRVGTSTQAFGSLCHWLINALNVVSGNMDRPGGAMFTRPAFDIVGGPRALASSRGGFGRWKSRVRGLPEFGGELPVAALAEEVLTPGEGRIRALLTFAGNPVLSTPNGGQLERALGALDFMVSVDPYLNETTRHAHLILPPTTPLERGHYDIAFHALAVRNTAKYSPPLFEKPAGAMHDWEILLGLQERLERLRHGRSLARAAKHRALRRLGPEGILAVGLRFGPYGAGRNPLKRGLGLSTLRKAPHGVDLGPLQPCLPGRLATRDRRVQLAPEPFLQDVARLRAAFPETAGDPLDGQLLLIGRRHVRDNNSWMHNVPKLVSGKARCTLMLHPKDAQARGLAEGALARVRSRVGEVTVPVQVTDEVMRGVVSLPHGYGHTRPGVKAGVAVQHAGVSVNDLTDDQAVDALSGNAAFSGVPVHVQPA; encoded by the coding sequence ATGGCTCCTTCCCGCGCGGCGCGCACGCACTTCAGGACCTGCAACCTCTGCGAGGCGATGTGCGGGGTGCGCATCGACGTGGAGGAAGTGGACGGAGCCGAGCGCGTGAAGTCCATCCGCGGCGACGACGCGGACCCCTTCAGCCGCGGGCACATCTGTCCCAAGGCCGTGGCGCTCAAGGACCTGCACGAGGACCCGGACCGGCAGCACCGCCCGCTGCGGCGCACCGCCACCGGCTGGGAGGAGCTCGGCTGGGAGGCGGCGCTCGACGAGGCCGCCTCGCGCCTGCACGCGGTGCAGCAGCAGCACGGCCGCGACGCGGTGGCCACCTACCTGGGCAACCCCACGGTGCACAACCACGGCGCCATGCTCTTCGGCCCGCTGCTCCTGCGCACCCTGCGCACCCGCAACGGCTTCTCGGCGACGTCCGTGGATCAGCTGCCGCACATGCTCGCGGCGCACCTGATGCTGGGCCACCAGCTGCTCATCCCCATCCCGGACATCGACCGCACCCACTACTTCCTCGCGCTCGGGGCAAACCCGCTCGCCTCCAACGGCAGCCTGATGACGGCGCCGGACGTGAAGGGGCGGCTGCGCGGCGTGCAGGCGCGCGGCGGCAAGGTGGTGGTGGTGGACCCGCGGCGCACCGAGACGGCGCACGCCGCGGACGAGCACCTCTTCATCCGCCCCGGCACCGACGCGCTCTTCCTCTTCGCGCTGCTGCGCGAGGTGCTCGCGAGCGGCCCGCGCCTGCACCACCTGGAGGGCGCGGTGGTGGGGCTGGACGCGCTGCGCGCAGCTGCGAGCGAGTTCACGCCCGAGCGCGTGGCGCCGTACACCGGCATCCCGCCCGAGCAGGTGCGCCGCATCGCGAGCGAGCTGCTCGCCGCGCCCAGCGCCGTGGTCTATGGGCGCGTGGGCACCTCCACCCAGGCGTTCGGCAGCCTCTGCCACTGGCTCATCAACGCGCTCAACGTGGTGAGCGGGAACATGGACCGCCCGGGCGGGGCGATGTTCACGCGGCCCGCCTTCGACATCGTCGGAGGCCCGCGCGCGCTCGCCTCCAGCCGCGGCGGCTTCGGGCGCTGGAAGAGCCGGGTGCGGGGGCTGCCCGAGTTCGGCGGAGAGCTGCCGGTGGCGGCGCTCGCCGAGGAGGTCCTCACCCCGGGCGAGGGGCGAATCCGTGCGCTCCTCACCTTCGCGGGCAACCCCGTGCTCTCCACGCCCAACGGCGGCCAGCTGGAGCGGGCGCTGGGCGCGCTCGACTTCATGGTGAGCGTGGACCCGTACCTCAACGAGACCACGCGCCACGCGCACCTCATCCTGCCGCCCACGACGCCGCTCGAGCGCGGCCACTACGACATCGCCTTCCACGCGCTCGCGGTGCGCAACACGGCGAAGTACTCGCCGCCCCTCTTCGAGAAGCCCGCGGGGGCGATGCACGACTGGGAGATTCTGCTCGGCCTGCAGGAGCGTCTCGAGCGGCTGCGCCACGGCCGGAGCCTCGCGCGCGCGGCGAAGCACCGCGCGCTGCGGCGGCTGGGGCCCGAGGGCATCCTCGCCGTGGGGCTGCGCTTCGGGCCCTACGGCGCCGGCCGCAACCCGCTCAAGCGGGGCCTGGGCCTCTCCACGCTGCGCAAGGCGCCGCACGGCGTGGACCTCGGGCCCTTGCAGCCCTGTCTTCCAGGCCGCCTCGCCACGCGCGATCGCCGCGTGCAGCTCGCCCCCGAGCCCTTCCTGCAGGACGTGGCGCGGCTGCGCGCGGCCTTCCCCGAGACGGCCGGCGACCCGCTGGACGGACAGCTGCTGCTCATCGGCCGGCGGCACGTGCGGGACAACAACTCGTGGATGCACAACGTGCCCAAGCTGGTGAGCGGCAAGGCGCGCTGCACGCTCATGCTGCACCCGAAGGATGCGCAGGCGCGCGGGCTCGCGGAGGGCGCGCTCGCCCGGGTGCGCTCGCGCGTGGGCGAGGTCACCGTCCCGGTGCAGGTGACGGACGAGGTGATGCGCGGCGTGGTGAGCCTGCCCCACGGCTACGGCCACACGCGCCCGGGCGTGAAGGCCGGGGTGGCCGTGCAGCACGCGGGGGTGAGCGTCAACGATCTCACCGACGACCAGGCCGTGGACGCCCTGAGCGGCAATGCCGCGTTCAGCGGCGTCCCCGTCCACGTGCAGCCCGCCTGA
- a CDS encoding diguanylate cyclase domain-containing protein, whose amino-acid sequence MDAYALIADSDPRRLELYSGIVQQQGLQPVLVRDGDAARLALRKHGAPALLVTDLSLPRCDGFALLSELRKLAPEDKAPAVVVSAFLELRNAAFQRRTELGISELLAKSAPADSVNKAIVRALVRPKSVRPAAPASPPAPPTAPRASQDPRREVAMKEAGLMSGAPQDAGLERILRETAAAMGTSMALISLVARDRQYFEGHFGLPAPLAEQRGTPVEWAFCRHVVDADVAEPLVVPDAAQSPVFRDNPLVRDFGVRSYAGAPLVTPSGAVLGTLCVLDQRPLALGAEQVDALQGIARRVGGELELRSRSPGADPLDRTLAALMQALRTSGAGEPLTGALSYVREVFDALDVGMVLYDGRRQVILANRSAGRFIGAEPQGLTGLTREGLVETIAALAVDPADLRRRMHVLPSGPFAARDELELLRPERRTLRWVARPVRLPDGSDGQIAIFTDITVERRLQEEHARLASTDPLTGLWAGAGAEDALAREFSRARRYGSPLAIALLDVDHLRRVNEQLGRSAGDRALKEVSDVLKRTARNTDVLIRWGGEEFVALLPGVGLQGGREFLKRLQAAVAAVDVGAETPLTLSAGLAELRPEDDLQALLLRADTRLYEAKSVGGNTVR is encoded by the coding sequence ATGGACGCCTACGCCCTCATCGCCGACTCCGATCCCCGCCGCCTCGAGCTCTACTCCGGAATCGTGCAGCAGCAGGGGTTGCAGCCCGTGCTGGTGCGCGACGGAGACGCCGCGCGCCTGGCCCTGCGCAAGCACGGGGCGCCCGCGCTGCTGGTGACGGATCTCTCGCTCCCGCGCTGTGACGGCTTCGCGCTCCTCTCCGAGCTGCGCAAGCTCGCGCCCGAGGACAAGGCCCCGGCCGTGGTGGTGTCCGCCTTCCTGGAGCTGCGCAACGCCGCCTTCCAGCGCCGCACGGAGCTCGGCATCTCGGAGCTGCTGGCCAAGAGCGCGCCGGCGGACAGCGTGAACAAGGCGATCGTGCGCGCGCTGGTGCGCCCCAAGAGCGTGCGCCCCGCCGCCCCGGCCTCGCCGCCTGCCCCTCCCACGGCCCCCCGCGCGAGCCAGGACCCGCGGCGCGAGGTGGCAATGAAGGAGGCCGGCCTGATGAGCGGCGCGCCGCAGGACGCGGGGCTCGAGCGGATCCTGCGCGAGACGGCCGCCGCCATGGGCACCTCCATGGCGCTCATCTCGCTCGTGGCGCGAGACCGCCAGTACTTCGAGGGGCACTTCGGGCTGCCGGCGCCGCTCGCCGAGCAGCGCGGCACGCCCGTGGAGTGGGCCTTCTGCCGCCACGTGGTGGACGCGGACGTGGCCGAGCCCCTGGTGGTGCCGGATGCGGCGCAGAGCCCGGTGTTCCGCGACAACCCGCTGGTGCGCGACTTCGGCGTGCGCTCCTACGCAGGCGCGCCGCTCGTCACTCCGAGCGGCGCGGTGCTGGGCACCCTGTGCGTGCTGGACCAGCGCCCGCTCGCGCTCGGCGCCGAGCAGGTGGACGCGCTGCAGGGCATCGCCCGGCGCGTCGGAGGCGAGCTGGAGCTGCGCTCGCGCTCGCCCGGCGCAGACCCGCTGGATCGCACACTTGCCGCGCTGATGCAGGCGCTGCGCACGAGCGGCGCGGGCGAGCCGCTCACCGGGGCGCTCTCCTACGTGCGCGAGGTGTTCGACGCGCTGGACGTGGGCATGGTGCTCTACGACGGGCGCCGCCAGGTCATCCTCGCGAACCGCTCCGCGGGGCGCTTCATCGGCGCCGAGCCGCAGGGGCTCACGGGGCTCACGCGCGAGGGGCTGGTGGAGACGATCGCCGCTCTCGCCGTGGACCCTGCGGACCTGCGCCGGCGCATGCATGTCCTGCCCAGCGGGCCCTTCGCCGCGCGCGACGAGCTCGAGCTGCTGCGCCCCGAGCGCCGCACGCTGCGCTGGGTGGCGCGGCCGGTGCGGCTGCCGGACGGCAGCGACGGGCAGATCGCCATCTTCACGGACATCACCGTGGAGCGGCGCCTGCAGGAGGAGCATGCGCGGCTCGCCTCCACGGATCCGCTCACGGGCTTGTGGGCCGGTGCGGGCGCCGAGGACGCGCTCGCGCGCGAGTTCTCGCGCGCCCGGCGTTACGGCTCGCCCCTGGCCATCGCCCTGCTCGACGTGGACCACCTCAGGCGCGTGAACGAGCAGCTGGGGCGCTCCGCAGGAGACCGCGCGCTCAAGGAAGTCTCGGACGTGCTCAAGCGCACCGCGCGCAACACGGACGTGCTCATCCGCTGGGGAGGCGAGGAGTTCGTCGCCCTCCTGCCCGGCGTGGGGCTCCAGGGTGGCCGCGAGTTCCTGAAGCGGCTGCAGGCGGCCGTGGCGGCCGTGGACGTGGGGGCCGAGACGCCGCTCACGCTCTCGGCCGGCCTCGCCGAGCTGCGCCCGGAGGACGACCTGCAGGCCCTGCTGCTGCGCGCAGACACCCGCCTCTACGAGGCGAAGAGCGTGGGCGGCAACACCGTGCGCTAG
- a CDS encoding phytanoyl-CoA dioxygenase family protein gives MASPSPPPALLGVDPGAVDLRAPLAHYAEHGYARLGPVLSEAGLEALRTRVDDLMLGRVSYPGLFFQLDAESGRYEDAPLGLGYQGPSLGYRKLEKLEKDPLFLAWLQNPLFERVVRERIAGDAVLYRAIVFSKGASGGSNLPWHQDGGKLWGLSAEPELQIWTALDDAPEGGGCLEVVPGSHRAGLVTPIGGVIPEDRVQEARAEARAVAVPVRAGEALLVHNHVWHRSGRGRPGQRRRAFSACYMSASTRCLRTKKAPRVFFPVFRAPTG, from the coding sequence ATGGCCTCCCCCTCCCCGCCTCCCGCCCTGCTCGGCGTCGACCCGGGTGCAGTGGATCTGCGCGCGCCGCTCGCCCACTACGCTGAGCACGGCTACGCGCGGCTGGGGCCGGTGCTGAGCGAGGCGGGCCTCGAGGCGCTGCGCACGCGCGTGGACGACCTGATGCTCGGCCGGGTGAGCTACCCCGGCCTCTTCTTCCAGCTGGACGCGGAGAGTGGCCGCTACGAGGACGCGCCCCTGGGGCTCGGCTACCAGGGGCCCTCGCTGGGCTACCGCAAGCTCGAGAAGCTGGAGAAGGATCCGCTCTTCCTCGCCTGGCTGCAGAACCCGCTCTTCGAGCGCGTGGTGCGTGAGCGCATCGCGGGGGACGCGGTGCTCTACCGCGCCATCGTCTTCTCCAAGGGCGCGTCGGGCGGCAGCAACCTGCCCTGGCACCAGGACGGCGGGAAGCTGTGGGGCCTGAGCGCAGAGCCGGAGCTGCAGATCTGGACCGCGCTGGACGACGCGCCGGAGGGGGGCGGCTGCCTCGAGGTGGTGCCAGGCAGCCACCGCGCGGGGCTGGTGACGCCCATCGGCGGCGTCATCCCGGAGGACCGCGTGCAGGAGGCTCGCGCCGAGGCCCGGGCCGTCGCGGTACCGGTGCGGGCCGGCGAGGCGCTGCTCGTGCACAACCACGTGTGGCACCGCTCGGGACGCGGGCGCCCGGGGCAGCGGCGGCGCGCCTTCAGCGCCTGCTACATGAGCGCGAGCACGCGCTGCCTGCGCACGAAGAAGGCCCCGCGCGTCTTCTTCCCGGTGTTCCGCGCGCCTACTGGCTGA
- a CDS encoding alpha/beta fold hydrolase, with amino-acid sequence MPTRSARHYVLARDGTPLASHIHLGDAPDPSALGARRTVLLTNGIGTTENFWRFIVGALQEDYRVVHWDYRGHGASGVAVSGAYDVPTQVDDLARVTEDAMRRSDGRPPHHVAFSMGVRVLLELFRTRPELVPSMTLIAGAPGIPGSWSRAPLRRGARALTRGVLRALTPLVPVAAPLAQAALASPATYPVGRALGVLQPGAPREDIDTFMQALKRMDPLAYWQTLRGLLEGHASDVLPRVKVPTQIIAAANDRFVPMAELERMRQALPHARWRRIENAGHAGLLEAGPEHAAEVKDFVDGLPA; translated from the coding sequence ATGCCCACCCGCAGCGCCCGCCACTACGTCCTCGCCCGCGACGGCACGCCGCTCGCCTCCCACATCCACCTGGGCGACGCCCCCGACCCGAGCGCGCTCGGCGCGCGGCGCACCGTGCTGCTGACCAACGGCATCGGCACCACGGAGAACTTCTGGCGCTTCATCGTCGGGGCGCTGCAGGAGGACTACCGGGTGGTGCACTGGGACTACCGCGGGCATGGCGCGAGCGGCGTCGCCGTGAGCGGCGCGTACGACGTGCCCACCCAGGTGGACGACCTGGCGCGCGTCACCGAGGACGCCATGCGCCGCTCGGATGGCCGCCCTCCGCACCACGTGGCCTTCTCGATGGGCGTGCGCGTGCTGCTCGAGCTGTTCCGCACGCGCCCCGAGCTGGTGCCCTCCATGACGCTCATCGCCGGCGCCCCCGGCATCCCCGGCTCCTGGAGCCGGGCGCCGCTGCGCCGCGGCGCCCGGGCGCTCACCCGCGGGGTGCTGCGCGCGCTCACGCCCCTGGTGCCGGTGGCCGCGCCGCTCGCGCAGGCGGCGCTCGCCTCGCCTGCGACCTACCCGGTGGGCCGCGCGCTCGGCGTGCTGCAGCCGGGCGCGCCGCGCGAGGACATCGACACCTTCATGCAGGCCCTCAAGCGCATGGACCCGCTCGCCTACTGGCAGACGCTGCGCGGGCTGCTGGAGGGCCACGCCTCGGACGTGCTGCCCCGGGTGAAGGTGCCCACGCAGATCATCGCCGCGGCCAACGATCGCTTCGTCCCGATGGCCGAGCTGGAGCGCATGCGCCAGGCGCTGCCCCACGCCCGCTGGCGGCGCATCGAGAACGCAGGCCACGCGGGGCTGCTCGAGGCAGGGCCCGAGCACGCGGCCGAGGTGAAGGACTTCGTGGACGGCCTTCCTGCCTGA
- a CDS encoding phospholipase D-like domain-containing protein, which yields MSLPPVLTELWPHVLAGLTVLSSLLSSGHAVLHKRDSRAAVGWVGLIWLVPLVGALLYVLLGVNRIRRRGKTLGLGRGTLAHPPPVCACAPEHLARSVPAAAHLAPLARLAGAVVRRPLLPGNRMTPLDGGDAAYGAMLQAIEEAQQSISLCTYIFDNDAMGRRFVDALARAQARGVQVRILIDSVGMRYSWPSIAWKLRRARLRHGLFLRSLLSFRIAFLNLRNHRKILVVDGRVGFTGGMNIRASFTTQPGRPPRGRDLHFRMEGPVVAHLQESFAEDWAFTTREVLEGEAWFPQLGAVGPMLARGISDGPDEDFETLRTLLLGALACARESVRIVTPYFLPDAALNTALNVAALRGVRVEIVLPEKGNLPVVQWASRAQLWQVLEPGCRVFLSPPPFDHTKLMVVDSTWGLVGSANWDPRSLRLNFEFNVELYDPAFARELDAMVDARLRAARPLTLAEVDARSLPAKLRDGLARLLSPYL from the coding sequence ATGTCGCTGCCCCCCGTCCTCACCGAGCTCTGGCCCCACGTGCTCGCCGGCCTCACCGTGCTCAGCAGCCTGCTGAGCTCCGGGCACGCCGTGCTGCACAAGCGCGACTCGCGCGCGGCGGTGGGCTGGGTGGGGCTCATCTGGCTCGTCCCGCTGGTGGGCGCGCTGCTCTACGTGCTGCTGGGGGTGAACCGCATCCGCCGGCGCGGCAAGACGCTGGGCCTGGGGCGCGGCACGCTCGCCCACCCACCCCCGGTGTGCGCCTGCGCGCCCGAGCACCTCGCACGCTCGGTGCCGGCCGCGGCCCACCTCGCGCCGCTCGCCCGGCTCGCGGGCGCCGTGGTGCGCCGCCCGCTCTTGCCCGGCAACCGGATGACGCCGCTGGATGGAGGGGATGCGGCGTACGGGGCGATGCTGCAGGCGATCGAGGAGGCCCAGCAGTCCATTTCGCTGTGCACGTACATCTTCGACAACGACGCCATGGGCCGGCGCTTCGTGGACGCCCTCGCGCGCGCCCAGGCGAGGGGCGTGCAGGTGCGCATCCTCATCGACTCGGTGGGAATGCGCTACTCGTGGCCCTCCATCGCGTGGAAGTTGCGGCGGGCGCGGCTTCGGCACGGGCTGTTCCTGCGCTCGCTGCTCTCCTTCCGCATCGCGTTCCTCAACCTGCGCAACCACCGCAAGATCCTGGTGGTGGACGGCCGGGTGGGCTTCACCGGCGGGATGAACATCCGGGCGAGCTTCACCACGCAGCCGGGCCGCCCGCCGCGCGGGCGCGACCTGCACTTCCGCATGGAGGGGCCGGTGGTGGCGCACCTGCAGGAGTCCTTCGCCGAGGACTGGGCCTTCACCACCCGCGAGGTGCTCGAGGGCGAGGCCTGGTTCCCGCAGCTCGGGGCCGTGGGCCCGATGCTCGCGCGCGGCATCAGCGACGGGCCGGACGAGGACTTCGAGACGCTGCGCACGCTGCTGCTGGGCGCGCTCGCGTGCGCGCGCGAGAGCGTGCGCATCGTGACGCCCTACTTCCTGCCGGACGCCGCGCTCAACACCGCGCTCAACGTGGCGGCGCTGCGCGGCGTGCGGGTGGAGATCGTCCTGCCGGAGAAGGGAAACCTGCCGGTGGTGCAGTGGGCCTCGCGCGCGCAGCTGTGGCAGGTGCTCGAGCCCGGCTGCCGCGTCTTCCTCAGCCCGCCGCCCTTCGATCACACGAAGCTGATGGTGGTGGACTCCACCTGGGGCCTGGTGGGCTCGGCGAACTGGGACCCGCGCAGCCTGCGGCTGAACTTCGAGTTCAACGTGGAGCTCTACGATCCCGCCTTCGCCCGCGAGCTGGACGCGATGGTGGACGCCCGGCTGCGCGCCGCGCGCCCGCTCACGCTCGCCGAGGTCGACGCCCGCTCGCTGCCCGCCAAGCTGCGCGACGGGCTCGCCCGGCTGCTCTCGCCCTATCTGTAG
- a CDS encoding error-prone DNA polymerase produces the protein MHAELVCRSSFSFLRGASHPEELVAAAHALGLSALALTDGDGLYGAVKAHLAAKEAGLRFLLASELTLTDGPPVVVYAQDAAGYAQLCRLLSRSRLSHPKGEAGLAWRELAEASEGLLALLPAPAPLAQVGRLAEAFPGRFYVGVCRTLSAGDAARCAQAQALAAALRAPLLAHNDVHTHSRARQPLQDVLTAIRHKTRVAQAGARLFPNAERTLKGPEEMRRLFADLPDALARTQELAGRCSASLEDLRYHFSEEDLPPGHTPMSYLRELTRAGLHGRYPAGVPAPVAKQVEHELKLIEALDFPGYFLALWDIVRFARERGILCQGRGSAANSAVCYALHLTAIDPVRMGLLFERFLSMERREPPDIDVDFEHERREEVLQYVYEKHGRQRAGMVCEVICYRGRLALREVGKALGLSLDQVDRLAKVAGSHAHESVTPELLVEAGLDPRDGRVQQTVALAAQLEGFPRHLSIHVGGFVITREPLVDLIPVENAAMKGRTVIQWEKDDINALGVLKVDLLGLGMLTVLSKCMALVREHFGRALSLATIPAEDPRVYDMLCDADSVGVFQIESRAQMNMLPRLKPRTFYDLVIEIALIRPGPIVGDMVHPYLRRREGLEVPDYPSEEVRAILEKTLGIPLFQEQAMKLAMVAAGFSPGEADGLRRTLGHKRAESLLGPYHRRFVDGCVQRGYPREFAEGLFEQFRGFAHYGFPESHSASFALIAYASAWLKCYYPQAFTAALLNSQPMGFYAAHTLVSDAQRHGVRVRAVDANASGWDCTLEEGGALRLGLRLVKGLREETGRALERARLRGGPYPSIGELARRARVPRHELTRLALAGALGSLASARREALWEIQALGPLEEDDLFFGLPMDSTRVALPAMGVAERVSQDYDTVGLSLERHPLALLRPMLQRRGAVTAEGLARVSGGRRVAVGGMLICRQKPPTAKGFCFLSLEDETGIANLVVPPDLYERYRRDIHGALFLVGEGLLERNGKVSNVKVQHLEPIALGAEPAPQRALAR, from the coding sequence GTGCACGCCGAGCTCGTCTGCCGCTCCAGCTTCTCGTTCCTGCGGGGGGCCTCCCATCCCGAGGAGCTGGTGGCCGCAGCCCACGCCCTGGGGCTGAGTGCGCTCGCGCTCACGGACGGGGACGGGCTGTACGGCGCGGTGAAGGCGCACCTCGCGGCGAAGGAGGCGGGGCTGCGCTTCCTGCTCGCCAGCGAGCTCACGCTCACGGACGGGCCCCCGGTGGTGGTGTACGCCCAGGATGCCGCGGGCTACGCGCAGCTGTGCCGGCTGCTCAGCCGCAGCCGCCTGAGCCACCCCAAGGGGGAGGCGGGGCTCGCCTGGCGCGAGCTGGCGGAGGCCTCCGAGGGGCTCCTCGCGCTGCTGCCCGCGCCCGCGCCGCTCGCGCAGGTGGGGCGGCTCGCGGAGGCCTTCCCGGGGCGCTTCTACGTGGGCGTGTGCCGCACGCTGTCTGCTGGAGACGCGGCGCGCTGCGCCCAGGCGCAGGCGCTCGCGGCAGCGCTGCGAGCGCCCCTGCTCGCGCACAACGACGTGCACACCCACTCGCGCGCGCGCCAGCCGCTGCAGGACGTGCTCACCGCCATCCGCCACAAGACGCGCGTGGCGCAGGCCGGCGCGCGCCTCTTCCCCAACGCGGAGCGCACGCTCAAGGGGCCCGAGGAGATGCGGCGGCTCTTCGCGGACCTGCCGGACGCGCTCGCGCGCACGCAGGAGCTCGCGGGCCGCTGCAGCGCGAGCCTCGAGGATCTGCGCTACCACTTCTCCGAGGAGGACCTGCCGCCCGGCCACACCCCCATGAGCTACCTGCGCGAGCTCACGCGCGCGGGGCTGCACGGGCGCTACCCCGCGGGCGTCCCCGCGCCGGTGGCGAAGCAGGTGGAGCACGAGCTGAAGCTCATCGAGGCGCTGGACTTTCCCGGCTACTTCCTCGCGCTCTGGGACATCGTCCGCTTCGCGCGCGAGCGCGGCATCCTCTGCCAGGGCCGCGGCAGCGCCGCCAACTCCGCCGTCTGCTACGCGCTGCACCTCACGGCGATAGACCCCGTGCGCATGGGGCTGCTCTTCGAGCGCTTCCTCAGCATGGAGCGCCGGGAGCCGCCGGACATCGACGTGGACTTCGAGCACGAGCGGCGCGAGGAAGTGCTGCAGTACGTGTACGAGAAGCACGGGCGGCAGCGCGCCGGCATGGTGTGCGAGGTCATCTGCTACCGCGGCCGGCTCGCGCTGCGCGAGGTGGGCAAGGCGCTGGGGCTCTCGCTGGACCAGGTGGACCGGCTCGCGAAGGTGGCGGGCAGCCACGCGCACGAGAGCGTCACCCCGGAGCTGCTGGTGGAGGCGGGCCTCGACCCGCGCGATGGGCGCGTGCAGCAGACGGTGGCGCTCGCGGCGCAGCTGGAGGGCTTCCCGCGCCACCTCTCCATCCACGTGGGCGGCTTCGTCATCACCCGCGAGCCGCTCGTGGACCTCATCCCCGTGGAGAACGCGGCGATGAAGGGTCGCACCGTCATCCAGTGGGAGAAGGACGACATCAACGCGCTGGGCGTGCTCAAGGTGGACCTGCTGGGCCTGGGCATGCTCACCGTGCTCAGCAAGTGCATGGCACTGGTGCGCGAGCACTTCGGGAGGGCGCTCAGCCTCGCCACCATCCCGGCGGAGGACCCGCGCGTCTACGACATGCTGTGCGACGCGGACTCGGTGGGCGTGTTCCAGATCGAGAGCCGCGCGCAGATGAACATGCTGCCGCGGCTCAAGCCGCGCACCTTCTACGATCTCGTCATCGAGATCGCCCTCATCCGCCCCGGCCCCATCGTGGGGGACATGGTGCACCCCTACCTGCGCCGCCGCGAGGGGCTGGAGGTGCCCGACTACCCGTCCGAGGAGGTGCGCGCCATCCTGGAGAAGACGCTGGGCATCCCGCTCTTCCAGGAGCAGGCGATGAAGCTCGCCATGGTGGCCGCGGGCTTCAGCCCCGGCGAGGCGGACGGCCTGCGCCGCACCCTGGGCCACAAGCGCGCCGAGAGCCTGCTGGGGCCCTACCACCGCCGCTTCGTGGACGGGTGCGTCCAGCGCGGCTACCCGCGCGAGTTCGCGGAAGGCCTCTTCGAGCAGTTCCGCGGCTTCGCGCACTACGGCTTCCCGGAGAGCCACTCGGCCTCCTTCGCGCTCATCGCGTACGCCTCGGCCTGGCTCAAGTGCTACTACCCGCAGGCCTTCACTGCGGCGCTGCTCAACTCGCAGCCCATGGGCTTCTACGCGGCGCACACCCTGGTCTCGGACGCGCAGCGCCACGGGGTGCGCGTGCGCGCGGTGGACGCGAACGCGAGCGGCTGGGACTGCACGCTGGAGGAGGGCGGGGCGCTCAGGCTCGGCCTGCGGCTGGTGAAGGGGCTGCGCGAGGAGACGGGCCGGGCGCTGGAGCGCGCGCGCCTGCGCGGGGGGCCCTACCCGAGCATCGGGGAGCTGGCGCGCAGGGCCCGGGTGCCGCGCCACGAGCTCACCCGGCTCGCGCTCGCGGGGGCCCTGGGCTCGTTGGCCAGCGCGCGGCGCGAGGCGCTGTGGGAGATCCAGGCCCTGGGCCCGCTCGAGGAGGACGACCTCTTCTTCGGCCTGCCCATGGACTCGACGCGCGTGGCGCTGCCCGCCATGGGCGTCGCCGAGCGGGTGAGCCAGGACTACGACACGGTGGGGCTCTCGCTCGAGCGCCACCCGCTCGCGCTGCTGCGCCCGATGCTGCAGCGGCGCGGCGCGGTGACGGCCGAGGGGCTCGCGCGGGTGAGCGGCGGGCGGCGCGTGGCGGTGGGCGGCATGCTCATCTGCCGCCAGAAGCCCCCCACCGCGAAGGGCTTCTGCTTCCTCTCGCTCGAGGACGAGACGGGAATCGCCAACCTCGTCGTGCCGCCGGACCTCTACGAGCGCTACCGCCGCGACATCCACGGCGCGCTCTTCCTCGTGGGCGAGGGGCTGCTCGAGCGCAACGGGAAGGTGAGCAACGTGAAGGTGCAGCACCTGGAGCCGATCGCGCTCGGGGCGGAGCCCGCGCCGCAGCGCGCCCTCGCGCGCTGA